AAAAGTCTGAATTCCTATACTAAATCTATTAACTCCATTTTCTTTAAACACATTGAGCTTGTCCTCTGTTAATTCTGTTATTGTGGTTTCTATACTTACTTCTGCATTATCTTCAATATTAAGGTTGTTATTAAGAGCTTTTAATATCTTTTCTAATTCATCTGCATCAAGAGTTGTTGGGGTGCCTCCTCCAAAATATACAGATTTATACTTAGAGCTTTTTATATATTCTTGTTTTGCATAATACTCTATTTCTCTTACAACTAAATCTGCATAGTCTTCTGATGGTTTACATAAGCTTCTTCTCATTGTGCAAAAAGTACATATTTTATTACAAAATGGTACATGTAGATATATAGCATTTTCTTTGTCACCAGTTTGAGCCTCTTGCAGATGCTCTCCAATACTTTTTTTACCTCTAAAATAAGACATCATCATTCCATGAGAAGCATGATGTGATTTTGCTCTTTCTTTAAACATATTTACACTTCCACAGCTAAACTTTTAAAAGCTAGTTTAAATATATGTTTAGCTCTTTCAAAGTCTTCCTCATTAGGATGGCGACTTGCTATTTCATATCTCTTTAGCTTTTCTTCAGTTATAGCATGAGGATGATTGTCAGGTAATGATTTAAACATTTCTACTAGCTTCTCATCTATTTTTCCTTGACAGATGAAATCCCCTATTATTTCATTTTCTTTAACTATATCTCTTGCATTTTGCATACTTTCTCTTCCATGTGGTGAATCTGGATATGCTCCTAATGTTGCGAAAATTCCTACCTTCTTACCTTTTATCTTTTGCATATATTCTAAAGCATCTCTATCTGGCATAGCTCTATCTACCCAAAATCCTATAAGTATTACATCAAATTCTTCTGGACTCGGTGCATCTTGAACTTTACAGAAGTGAAAATCCTCAGGTATTATATCTTTTATTGCTTCTGCTACTTTTTCAGTATTTCCTGTTTTACTTGAATATGTTAATAATATTTTCATCATTACTCCTCCTTTTAAATTAAACCTATTTATAAACTCTTTTTGGTATAAAGATCAATTCTTCTCCACTTACTCCTTGTAATATATCCATATCTACTTTATAAACATGTCGTATAAGCTCTCTACTTAAAACAGCTTTAGGTGAGCCTTCTACTTGTATATCACCATTTTTAACTACTAAAACTCTATGGCTATATTTAGCAGCTTGGTTCAAATCATGGAGAACCATAACTACTGTTAAATCCATACTTTTATTTAGCTGTTGAACAAGCTCTAATATTTCTATTTGATTACTAACATCTAAATAAGTTGTAGGTTCGTCTAAAAGTAACACTTTAGGTTTTTGAGCAAGTGCCATAGCTATCCATGCTCTTTGTCTTTCTCCACCAGAAAGATTTATTAATTTCTTTTCTTGTAATTTAAGTATATTGGTACTTTCTAAAGCCCAATTTATTATATCTTCATCATCTTCTTTTATAGATTGAAACCAGCCTTTATGTGGATGCCTTCCAAATGTAACTAATTGTCTCACTGTCATATCAGAAGGACAACTATTATGTTGAGAAAGACATGCCATAGTTCTTGCTATCTCTTTATTGTTCATATCCATAACTGATTTTCCATCTAAATATATACATCCGTTTTGCCACTTTAACAGTCTGCCTATTGCTTTTAAAACAGTAGATTTTCCCGATCCATTAGGTCCAATTATAGTAACTATGTCACCCTTTTTAATATTTGTATTAAAGTTTTGAACAATAGTTCTGTTTCCATAACCTACACTCAAATCATTTATTTTAAGCATTTCTCTTATTCCTCCTTAATAAGAAAAGGAAAAATGGTCCTCCAATAATAGCCATTATTATTCCTACTGGAAGTTCTATAGGTCTTATTAAAGTTCTAGCAAAGGAATCAGCTAGTAAGAGAACTATAGCTCCTAAAACACAACTCATCGGAATCAAAAACTTATAGTCTGAACCTATTATCATTCTACTTATATGAGGAACTACAAGCCCAACAAATCCTATAACTCCCACTGCTGAAGTCGATATTGCAGCTAAAAATACCGCTACTAACGAAATAAGTACTCTAGTCTTGTTTACACTAAGACCTAGATTTGATGCAGCTTCATCTCCTAAACCTAAGAGATTAGCTCCTTTTATACATACAATTGAAAGTATCAAACCTAAAATAGTATATGGTATAAAGAACTGTACTTCTTTCCATCCTCTTGCAGCTAAACTTCCATTAAGCCACATTAATACTCCTTGTATACTTTCACTGTTCATTATTGATATAAAAGATGTAGCTCCTCCAAGCATAGCGTTTACTGCTACTCCCGATAAGATTATTCTCATAGGATCTATTCCGTCTTTCCATGCTAGAAGATATATTAGACTACAAGCTATTATTCCTCCTATAAAAGCAACCAAAGGTAAAATACCATACATTTCTGGAAAATACATCATTATAAGAATAGCTGCTAAACTTGCTCCTGAAGAAACTCCTGTTACCCCTGGATCAGCAAGTGGGTTTTTCATTACTGCCTGTAAAAGGGCACCAGATATAGCTAGGTTTGCTCCTACAAAGATAGCAAGAATAATTCTTGGCATTCTCATATCAATTATGATTCCTCTATTAATAGAATCTCCCTGTCCTTTTATAATGTCTATAATGTCTTTTAGCCCTATATCAACACTTCCCATCTTTATTGATATTAAAGACAAGAATATTAAAACTACTAATAAGGATAGAATAATCAATACTTTAGTTCTATTTTTCATATAAATATTCACTCATTTTTTCAAGAGCATCTATAGACTTTAAAGTTCCTGTTACTCCAAAGTAATTTTTATCTAAATCATATACTTTATTATTTTTTACTGCTTCAAAATTCCCCCATTGTTTGTTTCCTTCAAATTCTTTATCAAACATAGCCTTACTTTTTTCTCTCTCTACATGAGTAAGTCTTAATATAACATCAGGGTTTTGTTTTAGTGCTTCTTCAATATTAAATGGTATATATGGAGAAGGAGCATTACCAAATGCATTTGTTACATTTTCTCCGCCAAGCTTTTTAGCTAAGTCTCCTGTAAACGATTTTTCTGTAGCTAACATAAAGTTTCCTGGAGTTCCAAATATAATCATAACTTTTGGTTTTTCTTTTCCTTCTATACTTTTTAATATTTTTTCTTCTCTTGTGTTAAAATCATCTAAGATCTTTTTACCTTCTTCTTCTTTATCAAATTTTTGTGATAATTCTTTTATAGTATTTTTTACACCATCAAAAGAGTTAAGATCATAGAACTCTGTCTTTATTCCGTTTTCTTCAAGATTTTTGCCTAATGAATCCTTCAATGCTCCTGTAGATACAAATACATCTGGATTTAAAGCCTTTATCTTCTCCATGTCTGGATTCATCGGATCGCCTATTTCAGGTAACTTTTTAAGACTTTCTGAAATAGGTTCTTTAGTTGTAGGTCTTCCCGCAAGCTCCACATTTAGTGATTCTAAAACCTGACTTAATGCTACTGTTCCTGAAACAACTACTTTCTTTTCTTCTTTACTTGTCTTTGTAGCTTCATCACTCTCTTTATTACTTTCTTTGCTACTACAACCAACAAAACTTATTGCTAAGATTGCTGTTAGAATAAAAGCTAAGATTTTTTTCATTTAATTATACCTCCCACACAAATACTTCTTATTTTGATATTGATAATTATTATCAATCACTTGACTATTATATAATACTACCATTTTTTTATTTATAAAAATTCACTATTTTTTTATAAAAGTTAACTTTGATCTCAAAATATATTAGTTTATATAAAAAAACTCTTTTCTGTTAAATCTAATATTTTTAACAGAAAAGAGTTTCTTTTAATCTATATTATAA
The sequence above is a segment of the Gottschalkia purinilytica genome. Coding sequences within it:
- a CDS encoding flavodoxin family protein, with amino-acid sequence MKILLTYSSKTGNTEKVAEAIKDIIPEDFHFCKVQDAPSPEEFDVILIGFWVDRAMPDRDALEYMQKIKGKKVGIFATLGAYPDSPHGRESMQNARDIVKENEIIGDFICQGKIDEKLVEMFKSLPDNHPHAITEEKLKRYEIASRHPNEEDFERAKHIFKLAFKSLAVEV
- a CDS encoding ABC transporter ATP-binding protein, with product MLKINDLSVGYGNRTIVQNFNTNIKKGDIVTIIGPNGSGKSTVLKAIGRLLKWQNGCIYLDGKSVMDMNNKEIARTMACLSQHNSCPSDMTVRQLVTFGRHPHKGWFQSIKEDDEDIINWALESTNILKLQEKKLINLSGGERQRAWIAMALAQKPKVLLLDEPTTYLDVSNQIEILELVQQLNKSMDLTVVMVLHDLNQAAKYSHRVLVVKNGDIQVEGSPKAVLSRELIRHVYKVDMDILQGVSGEELIFIPKRVYK
- a CDS encoding FecCD family ABC transporter permease codes for the protein MKNRTKVLIILSLLVVLIFLSLISIKMGSVDIGLKDIIDIIKGQGDSINRGIIIDMRMPRIILAIFVGANLAISGALLQAVMKNPLADPGVTGVSSGASLAAILIMMYFPEMYGILPLVAFIGGIIACSLIYLLAWKDGIDPMRIILSGVAVNAMLGGATSFISIMNSESIQGVLMWLNGSLAARGWKEVQFFIPYTILGLILSIVCIKGANLLGLGDEAASNLGLSVNKTRVLISLVAVFLAAISTSAVGVIGFVGLVVPHISRMIIGSDYKFLIPMSCVLGAIVLLLADSFARTLIRPIELPVGIIMAIIGGPFFLFLLRRNKRNA
- the isdE gene encoding heme ABC transporter substrate-binding protein IsdE, which produces MKKILAFILTAILAISFVGCSSKESNKESDEATKTSKEEKKVVVSGTVALSQVLESLNVELAGRPTTKEPISESLKKLPEIGDPMNPDMEKIKALNPDVFVSTGALKDSLGKNLEENGIKTEFYDLNSFDGVKNTIKELSQKFDKEEEGKKILDDFNTREEKILKSIEGKEKPKVMIIFGTPGNFMLATEKSFTGDLAKKLGGENVTNAFGNAPSPYIPFNIEEALKQNPDVILRLTHVEREKSKAMFDKEFEGNKQWGNFEAVKNNKVYDLDKNYFGVTGTLKSIDALEKMSEYLYEK